A section of the Chloroflexota bacterium genome encodes:
- a CDS encoding prephenate dehydrogenase/arogenate dehydrogenase family protein produces MAPFRIAIVGLGAIGTSIGLALKQASTDIEIIGHDKDHTRAGAAAKRGAVNRADWNLISACEDAEVIILAMPVSGIADTLKALAPYLTERNIVTDTASVKSPVMAWAAEHLPPAVSFVGGNPIIRRVAHGQEDADPNLFVNAVYCLTPAPSATPQALETVADLVTALGAKPYFLDAAEHDGLIAAVGYLPFILAAILMLRVETSASHRELIRLSGVAFESAIDALGGDISEKRDLCLLGKSNIARWLDAYMESLRDFRELLDRADGEALETTFKTASEARQKWLTGSDEGGIATDYSEFSLRQMLLGSAFRPPKSRK; encoded by the coding sequence ATGGCACCTTTCCGCATCGCGATTGTAGGTTTAGGAGCAATCGGCACTTCTATTGGTCTGGCACTCAAGCAAGCGAGCACAGACATCGAGATCATCGGGCATGACAAGGATCATACCAGGGCAGGGGCAGCTGCAAAGCGCGGCGCCGTGAACCGTGCCGATTGGAATCTGATCAGTGCTTGTGAGGATGCTGAGGTAATCATTTTGGCAATGCCCGTGTCGGGCATTGCCGATACACTAAAGGCGCTTGCCCCCTATCTCACAGAGCGCAACATTGTCACGGACACGGCATCGGTGAAATCGCCGGTGATGGCTTGGGCAGCAGAACACTTGCCACCTGCAGTCTCATTTGTAGGCGGAAACCCCATCATACGGCGGGTCGCCCATGGCCAAGAGGACGCCGACCCAAATTTGTTTGTGAACGCCGTATACTGCCTCACGCCCGCTCCATCTGCCACACCCCAGGCCTTGGAGACCGTGGCAGACTTGGTAACAGCACTGGGCGCAAAGCCATATTTCTTGGACGCAGCCGAACACGATGGCCTCATTGCCGCTGTAGGATATTTACCTTTCATTCTCGCGGCTATACTGATGCTCCGAGTCGAGACCAGTGCAAGCCATCGCGAATTGATTCGACTGAGCGGAGTGGCTTTCGAGAGCGCGATCGATGCACTGGGCGGCGACATCAGTGAAAAGCGAGATCTTTGCCTGTTGGGCAAGAGCAATATTGCTCGTTGGCTAGATGCCTACATGGAATCGTTGCGAGATTTCCGCGAATTGCTTGACCGAGCGGACGGAGAGGCTCTTGAAACCACTTTCAAAACAGCCTCTGAGGCGCGCCAGAAATGGCTAACAGGTAGCGATGAAGGTGGTATTGCTACAGATTACAGTGAGTTCAGTCTGAGGCAAATGCTCCTGGGTAGTGCTTTTCGCCCTCCAAAGTCAAGGAAGTAA
- a CDS encoding glycosyltransferase family 4 protein, whose amino-acid sequence MIAPTSFFADYGCHVRILEEILVLQKMGNRITLCTYHNGQDVDGLDIRRTASIPWRKHYEVGSSRHKIAFDGLLGLTTLATALRTHPDIIHAHLHEGALIGFPISRLRGVPLVFDFQGSLTGEMIDHRFLNPNGAFYRPMRRLEEWIDHLPDAILTSSQHATNLLISEFNCTPENISIIPDCVNPDTFTPQQSPKRLQVLRAAWSIPTHRKTVVYLGLLAHYQGTDLLLEAAAILRRERDDVHFLIMGYPAVDQYQAKARRLGLDSHVTFTGKIPYSEAPQYLALGDVAVAPKMSATEGSGKILNYMAMALPTVAFDVPVSREYLADLGLYAQPGDAASLAERICYALDHEEEAKEIGCRLRQRAIEHYSWDRAGKEIMEIYHLVRAR is encoded by the coding sequence ATGATTGCACCCACCTCGTTCTTCGCCGACTATGGGTGCCACGTGCGCATCCTGGAAGAAATCCTGGTGCTCCAGAAAATGGGCAACCGCATCACTCTCTGCACCTACCACAATGGCCAAGACGTAGATGGGCTGGACATTCGGCGCACAGCCAGCATTCCCTGGCGAAAACATTATGAAGTGGGGTCTTCACGGCATAAAATCGCCTTCGATGGGCTATTGGGGCTGACAACGCTAGCCACCGCCCTGCGCACTCACCCGGATATCATACATGCTCACTTGCATGAGGGAGCATTAATTGGTTTCCCCATCAGCCGGTTGCGTGGCGTCCCGCTCGTTTTTGATTTCCAGGGCAGTCTAACAGGCGAGATGATTGATCACCGCTTCCTCAATCCCAATGGGGCATTTTATCGGCCTATGCGCCGGTTGGAGGAGTGGATTGATCATCTTCCCGACGCCATTCTGACCAGTTCACAGCACGCCACAAATCTGCTAATCAGCGAGTTCAATTGTACTCCAGAAAACATCTCCATCATACCCGATTGCGTGAATCCTGATACTTTCACCCCGCAACAAAGTCCGAAGCGATTGCAGGTTCTGCGTGCAGCATGGTCTATCCCAACGCACCGCAAAACCGTAGTGTATCTCGGACTGTTGGCCCATTACCAAGGCACTGATCTGCTGTTAGAAGCAGCAGCAATACTACGACGCGAGCGAGATGATGTGCATTTTCTGATCATGGGCTATCCGGCGGTGGATCAATACCAGGCTAAGGCAAGGCGGCTGGGCTTAGACAGCCACGTCACTTTCACGGGCAAGATACCCTACAGCGAAGCGCCGCAGTACCTGGCCTTGGGCGACGTAGCAGTAGCCCCGAAAATGTCGGCCACCGAAGGAAGCGGCAAGATTTTGAACTACATGGCTATGGCATTGCCCACAGTGGCCTTCGACGTGCCAGTCAGTCGGGAGTATTTGGCTGACTTGGGACTGTACGCCCAACCGGGTGACGCCGCTTCTCTGGCCGAGCGCATCTGCTACGCCTTGGATCATGAAGAGGAAGCCAAGGAGATAGGGTGTAGGCTTCGCCAGCGAGCCATCGAGCACTACTCCTGGGATCGGGCTGGCAAAGAGATCATGGAAATATATCATCTGGTCAGAGCACGCTGA
- a CDS encoding N-acetyltransferase: protein MCIYPSCSDTHTQCLFNLLQGGTVIHPTAEVSPEAQIGPDTKIWNQAQVRERARIGANCIIGKDVYIDAGVVIGDKVKIQNSVSIYHGVSIEDGVFIGPHACLLNDRLPRAITPEGRLKTESDWTVTPTTVHYGASIGAGAIILPGIHIGRFAMVGAGAVVTKDVPERGLVIGNPARLVGYVCDCGARLQKMRAKRDALSMQCPICGREYDVVP, encoded by the coding sequence GTGTGCATCTACCCATCTTGTTCCGATACGCACACGCAGTGTCTTTTCAACCTACTACAAGGAGGAACCGTGATACATCCTACGGCGGAGGTCTCGCCAGAAGCGCAAATTGGCCCTGACACCAAAATTTGGAACCAAGCACAAGTGCGGGAGAGGGCTCGGATTGGGGCCAATTGCATCATCGGCAAAGATGTGTATATTGATGCCGGCGTAGTTATTGGCGACAAGGTAAAAATTCAAAACAGTGTCTCTATCTACCACGGGGTAAGTATCGAAGACGGTGTGTTCATCGGCCCACATGCTTGCTTGCTTAATGACAGGTTGCCCCGGGCCATTACGCCAGAAGGCAGGTTGAAAACAGAGTCCGATTGGACCGTAACCCCGACGACGGTGCATTATGGGGCCTCTATTGGCGCAGGCGCCATTATCCTACCGGGTATTCACATCGGACGTTTTGCTATGGTCGGCGCTGGCGCTGTCGTTACTAAGGATGTCCCAGAGCGCGGTTTAGTGATAGGCAACCCTGCCCGGCTGGTGGGCTACGTTTGTGATTGCGGCGCTCGGCTCCAGAAAATGAGGGCTAAGCGAGATGCTCTGAGCATGCAGTGTCCAATCTGTGGTCGGGAATACGACGTAGTACCTTGA
- a CDS encoding phosphoglucomutase/phosphomannomutase family protein, with amino-acid sequence MAIEFGTDGWRAVISDEFTFENVRRVAWAIGDYLDEKYGINNASVVVGFDTRFLSDRYAIEMSRLLSARGFSVHLSESDCPTPALTYAILDKKATAGIMITASHNPPRYNGIKLKAHHGGSVLPEEAHRVEHFISHPATDTAKYKALWASEPGVLTPEDHVERFNPMPSYLIHVRSLIDATVISRRRPRVVVDSMYGAGRGYIRRYLEEIGCEVQEIHAEMNPGFGGIHPEPIERNLRALIETVRVGGYDLGVATDGDADRIGAVDENGRFVDPHCIISLVLRHLVEKRGWRGSVVKTVSTTQMVSRLAARYGLPLHETPVGFRHISEIMQRENVLIAGEESGGITIQHHIPEGDGILMGLLLAEILAYEKKPLSAIIQDLMRETGFFYYRRQDVKTRAFDRVSLVAQLTANAPVELAGHRIVQVDKRDGIKYLLDDESWLLIRPSGTEPLLRIYAEARSPEIVEALLATGAQLANRSMA; translated from the coding sequence ATGGCGATTGAGTTTGGCACCGATGGATGGCGAGCAGTAATCAGCGATGAGTTCACCTTCGAGAACGTGCGCCGCGTGGCCTGGGCCATTGGCGATTACTTGGATGAAAAATATGGGATAAATAACGCCAGCGTTGTGGTCGGTTTCGACACCCGCTTCCTTTCCGACCGCTATGCTATCGAGATGTCTCGCCTACTATCGGCCCGCGGCTTTTCGGTACACCTGAGTGAATCGGACTGCCCGACACCCGCTTTGACTTATGCCATTCTCGACAAAAAGGCTACCGCGGGCATCATGATCACTGCCAGTCACAATCCGCCGCGTTACAACGGCATCAAACTCAAGGCGCACCATGGTGGCTCAGTGCTGCCCGAGGAGGCACATCGAGTAGAGCATTTCATTTCCCACCCGGCTACGGACACGGCTAAATACAAAGCATTGTGGGCCTCGGAGCCGGGCGTTCTAACGCCAGAGGACCACGTCGAGCGCTTCAATCCGATGCCCTCTTATCTGATCCACGTGCGCTCACTTATAGATGCGACTGTCATCTCCCGTCGCAGACCGCGGGTAGTTGTGGACTCAATGTACGGCGCAGGACGAGGTTATATACGCCGGTATTTGGAAGAGATAGGCTGTGAAGTACAAGAAATACACGCGGAGATGAATCCTGGCTTTGGCGGCATTCACCCCGAACCCATTGAGCGCAACTTGCGCGCGCTGATCGAGACAGTGCGTGTCGGCGGCTATGACCTGGGCGTGGCAACCGATGGTGATGCCGATCGTATTGGAGCGGTGGATGAAAACGGACGTTTTGTGGACCCGCACTGTATCATCAGTTTGGTCTTGCGACACCTAGTGGAAAAGCGCGGCTGGCGCGGATCGGTCGTGAAGACCGTTTCTACTACGCAAATGGTCAGTCGGTTAGCGGCTCGGTATGGGTTGCCCTTACACGAAACGCCAGTCGGATTCAGACACATTAGCGAGATCATGCAAAGAGAAAACGTGCTCATCGCTGGTGAAGAGAGTGGTGGCATTACCATTCAGCACCATATACCAGAAGGTGACGGCATTTTGATGGGGCTTTTGCTTGCAGAAATCCTGGCGTATGAAAAGAAGCCATTGAGTGCTATCATCCAAGACCTCATGAGAGAGACAGGATTCTTCTATTATCGCCGCCAAGACGTGAAGACTCGGGCTTTTGATAGAGTTTCGCTAGTAGCGCAATTGACAGCGAATGCCCCAGTAGAATTGGCTGGGCATCGGATAGTGCAAGTGGATAAGCGGGATGGCATCAAATATCTACTCGACGACGAAAGTTGGCTTTTGATCCGGCCATCTGGCACTGAGCCTTTGCTACGCATCTACGCCGAAGCCCGCAGCCCAGAGATAGTGGAAGCACTTTTGGCCACAGGGGCACAATTGGCCAATAGAAGCATGGCTTAA